The Thamnophis elegans isolate rThaEle1 chromosome Z, rThaEle1.pri, whole genome shotgun sequence genome contains a region encoding:
- the LOC116521354 gene encoding LOW QUALITY PROTEIN: olfactory receptor 12D2-like (The sequence of the model RefSeq protein was modified relative to this genomic sequence to represent the inferred CDS: inserted 3 bases in 2 codons; deleted 2 bases in 1 codon), whose protein sequence is MRNSTEVSEFILLGLTRDHRLQHVLFPLFLLLYIACLLGNGAILIVILTEPRLHIPMYFFXGNLSCLDICYSTVTVPKMLRGFLRKHQSISFNGCLIQLHFFHFLGCSEAVLLGIMACDRYVAICKPLHYTLIMNKWTCILAGVTWTIGFFYALMHTIVTSQLVFCGPKLVPHIFCDIKPLLVLACSSTRLSYTLLNFVTVSIAFSSFFFTLLSYFYIISFLVLKVQSWQNRWKAFSTCASHLMVVAMFYIPVLSNYMLASASDKDPIVSLXYSIVTPVLNPLIYSLRNYEVKNAIRQILIQNAIL, encoded by the exons ATGAGGAATTCGACAGAAGTATCTGAATTTATTCTCTTAGGTCTAACAAGGGACCATAGACTACAACATGTTCTCTTCCCACTTTTCCTGCTGCTCTATATAGCCTGTTTATTGGGAAATGGGGCCATTCTGATTGTTATCCTGACTGAACCTCGGCTTCACATCCCCATGTATTTTT TGGGAAACCTTTCTTGTTTGGATATATGCTACTCTACTGTGACTGTACCAAAAATGCTAAGGGGATTCCTTAGAAAGCATCAGTCTATCTCTTTTAATGGCTGCCTCATTCAGCTGCACTTCTTCCACTTCCTGGGCTGTAGCGAGGCTGTGCTTCTGGGCATCATGGCATGCGACCGGTATGTGGCTATCTGCAAACCATTGCATTATACTCTCATAATGAATAAATGGACTTGT ATCTTAGCTGGAGTCACATGGACCATTGGATTTTTTTATGCCTTGATGCACACAATTGTAACCTCTCAACTTGTTTTCTGCGGCCCCAAACTTGTTCCACATATTTTTTGTGACATCAAACCTCTTCTTGTGTTAGCTTGCAGTAGTACAAGACTTAGTTATACCCTGCTAAATTTTGTTACTGTTTCAAttgctttctcttctttctttttcactcttCTCTCCTATTTTTACATCATCTCTTTTCTTGTCCTTAAAGTCCAGTCATGGCAGAACCGTTGGAAAGCCTTCTCCACCTGTGCATCTCACCTGATGGTTGTGGCAATGTTCTACATTCCAGTATTGTCCAACTACATGCTTGCTTCTGCCAGTGATAAAGATCCAATTGTCTCTCT TTATAGTATAGTTACACCAGTTTTAAATCCTCTGATCTATTCTTTAAGGAATTATGAAGTCAAAAATGCTATAAGACAGATTCTAATTCAGAATGCCATTTTGTAA
- the LOC116521352 gene encoding LOW QUALITY PROTEIN: olfactory receptor 12D3-like (The sequence of the model RefSeq protein was modified relative to this genomic sequence to represent the inferred CDS: inserted 1 base in 1 codon; substituted 1 base at 1 genomic stop codon), protein MENQTEVSEFILMGLTNLVKLYNVLFSVFLLLYLLTLLGNGAIIIVILSESHLQTPMYFFLGNLSCLDIFYSTVTVPKMLAGFLSNLPIISFKGCIAQLHFFHFLGSSEVILLGVMAYDRYVAICNPLRYTLIMRKEVCVLMAAATXLDFFHALMHAVVTAHLPFCGPNHIEHFFCDIKPLLKLACSSTHLNLMLLSTVTSFVAMTPFIITIISYLYIITFLLFKIQSQSGRQKAFSTCGSHLIXVALLYVPVLFNYMLPTVGAPSEREMILTLIYSAVTPVLNPLIYTLRNQEVKTAMKKVVKKKIFSFS, encoded by the exons ATGGAGAACCAAACAGAGGTGAGTGAATTCATCTTAATGGGACTGACAAATCTCGTCAAGCTTTACAATGTATTGTTTTCAGTCTTCCTGCTGTTATACTTGCTCACATTATTAGGGAATGGTGCtataattattgttattttaagtgaatcacatctTCAAACTCCCATGTATTTTTTCCTTGGAAATCTCTCCTGCCTTGACATCTTCTATTCCACAGTTACTGTTCCCAAAATGCTAGCTGGATTTCTTTCCAATCTGCCCATTATTTCTTTCAAGGGCTGCATAGCCCAGCtgcattttttccatttcttggGTAGCAGTGAAGTCATTCTCCTTGGAGTCATGGCCTATGACCGCTACGTTGCAATATGCAATCCTTTGCGTTACACTCTCATCATGAGAAAAGAGGTTTGTGTGTTAATGGCAGCAGCTACCTGACTGGATTTTTTCCATGCCTTAATGCATGCAGTGGTGACTGCTCATCTTCCCTTCTGTGGACCAAATCACATTGAACACTTTTTCTGTGACATCAAGCCTTTGTTGAAACTGGCCTGTAGTAGCACACATCTCAACCTAATGCTCCTCAGTACTGTGACCAGTTTTGTTGCTATGACCCCTTTTATTATCACAATAATTTCCTATCTCTACATTATCACTTTCCTTCTCTTCAAAATACAGTCCCAGAGTGGTCGGCAAAAAGCTTTCTCCACCTGTGGATCCCATCTGA GTGTGGCTTTACTTTATGTTCCTGTGCTGTTTAATTACATGCTTCCCACTGTGGGTGCCCCATCAGAACGGGAGATGATATTAACCCTCATATACAGTGCAGTTACTCCAGTTTTAAACCCACTTATCTATACATTAAGAAATCAAGAGGTTAaaacggcaatgaaaaaagttGTTAAGAAGAAGATTTTCAGTTTctcatga
- the LOC116521351 gene encoding olfactory receptor 12D3-like: protein MENQTEVREFYLIGLTNLFKHQNLLFTIFLLLYLAILVGNGMIIILILTEPHLHTPMYFFLGNLSCLDIFFSTVTVPKMLAGFLTELHIISFKGCMVQLHFFHFLGSSEGILLAVMAYDRYVAICNPLRYTLIMRKEVCVLMTAAAWCTGFFHALMHAVVTARLPFCGPNRIEHFFCDIKPLLKLACGSKYLNLMLLSTVTSCIVMSPFAFIVLSYLYIITFLLLKIQSRSGWQKAFSTCGSHLIVVALLYVPVLSNYMLPNVGTSSEQDMIVTLIYSAVIPVLNPLIYTLRNQEVRRTMKKIKDKKE from the coding sequence ATGGAGAACCAAACAGAGGTGAGAGAATTCTACTTAATAGGTTTGACTAACCTCTTTAAACATCAAAATCTTCTATTTACAATTTTCCTGCTGTTGTACCTGGCCATATTGGTGGGGAATGgtatgattattattttaatcttaacAGAACCACATCTCCACACTcccatgtatttttttcttggaaatctTTCCTGCCTTGACATCTTCTTCTCTACCGTTACTGTGCCAAAGATGCTAGCAGGATTTCTAACAGAGCTGCACATAATTTCTTTTAAGGGCTGCATGGTCCAGCTGCATTTTTTTCACTTCTTGGGAAGTAGTGAAGGCATTCTCCTTGCAGTTATGGCTTATGACCGCTACGTTGCAATATGCAACCCTTTGCGTTACACTCTCATCATGAGAAAAGAGGTTTGTGTGTTAATGACAGCAGCTGCCTGGTGCACTGGATTTTTCCATGCCTTAATGCATGCAGTGGTGACTGCTCGTCTTCCCTTCTGTGGACCAAATCGTATTGAACACTTTTTCTGTGACATCAAGCCTTTGTTGAAACTGGCCTGTGGTAGCAAATACCTCAACCTCATGCTCCTCAGCACTGTGACCAGTTGTATTGTTATGAGCCCATTTGCCTTCATAGTTCTTTCCTATCTTTATATTATTacctttctgcttttaaaaatacagtCCCGGAGTGGTTGGCAAAAAGCCTTCTCCACTTGTGGGTCACACTTGATTGTGGTGGCTTTACTTTATGTTCCTGTGTTGTCCAATTACATGCTTCCCAATGTGGGTACCTCATCAGAACAGGACATGATAGTAACCCTCATATATAGTGCAGTTATCCCAGTTTTAAACCCACTTATTTATACACTGAGAAATCAGGAAGTTAGAAGAACAATGAAAAAGATTAAGGATAAAAAAGAGTAA